A stretch of DNA from Sugiyamaella lignohabitans strain CBS 10342 chromosome B, complete sequence:
AGAACTCTTGGGTCAGAAACAAAGCCAGGTGATTTGGTGCGTACTAGTGACAAGATGATATAATCGTTGTCTTCTCCCTGGTACTGGTCAATAGTGCTAACAGTATTTGGAGAGCCGAAGATTTTATTGTCCACTAAACTTCCTGTACAACGCTTCTTCACAATCTCTTcaatcagcatcttctggCCCTCGTAAAGCGAAATAATCGAGATCTTTTCACGGGGATATCCAAGCAGGCGCATATATTGATAAAGGGCCACGGCATTCTCCGCTTCACCAAGATTCTGGTAGAATCCAGGAGATGTTTCAGTTTCACCTTGACCATTATAATCGCCAACTTCAATAAACTGCCAGGTAAAATAGAGTCCTGCATTGGTTTTCTCATATTGTTCTGTGTTAGGGAGGTTGGTTAGTCCCTTGTACACCCAGTTATATAAGTTTGCGATCTCAGGTCGCGATCTTCCTTGGCCATCGAGTGTAATAACCGGTACCCCTAGACGTACAAATCGATTGAGGGCTGTCTGATTCAAGTGAGCTTGGTTGGCAAGTATAGTATTCTTGATCTTAGGCACCTCTCGATGATGGTCcccaaacaaaacaagacGGTGGATGTTATTCCCATCTTTCTGCAGGGTCAAAGGAATAAATGTTTCGAGTTCTGTCAGTTGTCCACATTCCATTATAATGACGTTTCTGTAGTTGAAACCAGTTTCAACTAGTTCTTCTCGATTGCGTGTAGCGTATGCTGCTGTCATTGCTACAACCCGGGACTCCCGTGAGATAAGATATTTCAATCTCtctttatttgtttgtagCAGCTCGTAGGGACGCAAACTTTCTAGTTGCTCAAATAAATGACGGATTTCTAGGTATACCATATCTGACGATGACTCTGTAGAAAACCCTTCAAAAGGGAATGGAATAGCTTGTTTATCCTGAACATACAACTTCCAGGTTGGCTCAACATataaattgaaaaattgcAAAGATGACTCACATGAATCTCCATAGGCTCCTGGAATGCCCATGAGCTCAGACAAGCGGTCAACTTGCTTCAGCAATGAGCGGCGTGATTGCAGAATGGTTTCTAATCTGCCAAACTTTGACACTGCCCCTGAATCCGAGCTATGGTAGTGGTCTCCCAGCATTAGAAGGTGCTGTTCAGGAAGCCCAGCTTGGGCAAGTCTCTTGAAAAGATGGCTCAGTGCTGCGTCGGATCGTGCCATGAGAAGCGTTCTCCCTTCCGAGTTATTGTACAGAATGCTGATGACTTGAGCAGCAACTTCCAACTTGCCAGTACCCGGGGGAGTCACCACAACGCTCAAACCCCTATGTATGCTTTTAAAGATCGCTTCCACTTGCTTATTAGTGAATTTAACTGCATTAGACGGCTTCTTCCATAAATTAATATCATTGTTATTGCTCAGTTCAATGACCCCATCGGCAGACTTTTGTCGTATCTTGTATTGAGCCCCAGGAGTCAATTTTTCAACCTCGATAGATCCAGGAAATACTTCACTCATATGTGCCGCATCTTCTAATGTATATCCGAAATTTATCCAGTTCGCTATTGGACTAATACAAGAAGCTGCCGCCGGATGACCAAATCCTAAAAATATATCGGTGAGCCAAGAAGGAAGTGTAAATGGCACTTCAAGTAGTTTCTTCAACGAGCTTAGTACGGGGACAAAGTTAGCATCTACAGGGCGATTTCGGACCACCAGG
This window harbors:
- the NAM7 gene encoding ATP-dependent RNA helicase NAM7 (ATP-dependent RNA helicase of the SFI superfamily; involved in nonsense mediated mRNA decay; required for efficient translation termination at nonsense codons and targeting of NMD substrates to P-bodies; binds to the small ribosomal subunit via an interaction with Rps26; forms cytoplasmic foci upon DNA replication stress; GO_component: GO:0005737 - cytoplasm [Evidence IEA,IEA,IEA]; GO_component: GO:0005737 - cytoplasm [Evidence IDA] [PMID 11914276]; GO_component: GO:0005737 - cytoplasm [Evidence IDA] [PMID 22842922]; GO_component: GO:0005739 - mitochondrion [Evidence IDA] [PMID 14763985]; GO_component: GO:0005634 - nucleus [Evidence IEA,IEA]; GO_component: GO:0005844 - polysome [Evidence TAS] [PMID 10098411]; GO_function: GO:0005524 - ATP binding [Evidence IEA,IEA]; GO_function: GO:0004004 - ATP-dependent RNA helicase activity [Evidence TAS] [PMID 10322435]; GO_function: GO:0003677 - DNA binding [Evidence IEA]; GO_function: GO:0008186 - RNA-dependent ATPase activity [Evidence TAS] [PMID 10322435]; GO_function: GO:0004386 - helicase activity [Evidence IEA,IEA]; GO_function: GO:0016787 - hydrolase activity [Evidence IEA]; GO_function: GO:0003729 - mRNA binding [Evidence IDA] [PMID 23222640]; GO_function: GO:0046872 - metal ion binding [Evidence IEA]; GO_function: GO:0003676 - nucleic acid binding [Evidence TAS] [PMID 10098411]; GO_function: GO:0017111 - nucleoside-triphosphatase activity [Evidence IEA]; GO_function: GO:0000166 - nucleotide binding [Evidence IEA,IEA]; GO_function: GO:0043024 - ribosomal small subunit binding [Evidence IDA] [PMID 23801788]; GO_function: GO:0008270 - zinc ion binding [Evidence IEA]; GO_process: GO:0006310 - DNA recombination [Evidence IMP] [PMID 23390378]; GO_process: GO:0030466 - chromatin silencing at silent mating-type cassette [Evidence IGI] [PMID 16157874]; GO_process: GO:0008298 - intracellular mRNA localization [Evidence IMP] [PMID 16777600]; GO_process: GO:0000956 - nuclear-transcribed mRNA catabolic process [Evidence IMP] [PMID 16285926]; GO_process: GO:0070478 - nuclear-transcribed mRNA catabolic process, 3'-5' exonucleolytic nonsense-mediated decay [Evidence IGI] [PMID 12769863]; GO_process: GO:0070478 - nuclear-transcribed mRNA catabolic process, 3'-5' exonucleolytic nonsense-mediated decay [Evidence IGI,IMP] [PMID 12881429]; GO_process: GO:0000184 - nuclear-transcribed mRNA catabolic process, nonsense-mediated decay [Evidence IEA,IEA]; GO_process: GO:0000184 - nuclear-transcribed mRNA catabolic process, nonsense-mediated decay [Evidence TAS] [PMID 10098411]; GO_process: GO:0016567 - protein ubiquitination [Evidence IDA,IMP,IPI] [PMID 18676617]; GO_process: GO:0006449 - regulation of translational termination [Evidence TAS] [PMID 10098411]; GO_process: GO:0006452 - translational frameshifting [Evidence IMP] [PMID 15388879]); this translates as MNLLAILGFSRLEGTTLETTKLLSDFINFQFDDFNGDSLTENEAWQRHSKSIKSLQTIAFNDFPELRVLALSNFGSIHNRIDLEEHLLPLSLEKLRQLASKVGIRYSYPEERKINDVFNTSQGIFIECFVEKYRIKRTSKEIGHMLEVSLDETGLASTFLEQCDACSAPNGEYPTTYSLSLQYLSIDDFLIRSFNLWKLEYMYHIRTHIDSVAKRIRPRLASSGLKRKKGKEQDNAINYGNGISEDGTEKSRELYLEGSSKFAAKVIGKPVVLDVAPPLVGDDIPSYVRVEVVLDLERTSTEVRKGWESLQEGEILFLTRFEGPVVKSTDGLSRIGLKYLRCGEFVRMLDENNRDIGKGGQSNGRRRKLHINYDARRYDIDETSLFEGFNLVVRNRPVDANFVPVLSSLKKLLEVPFTLPSWLTDIFLGFGHPAAASCISPIANWINFGYTLEDAAHMSEVFPGSIEVEKLTPGAQYKIRQKSADGVIELSNNNDINLWKKPSNAVKFTNKQVEAIFKSIHRGLSVVVTPPGTGKLEVAAQVISILYNNSEGRTLLMARSDAALSHLFKRLAQAGLPEQHLLMLGDHYHSSDSGAVSKFGRLETILQSRRSLLKQVDRLSELMGIPGAYGDSCESSLQFFNLYVEPTWKLYVQDKQAIPFPFEGFSTESSSDMVYLEIRHLFEQLESLRPYELLQTNKERLKYLISRESRVVAMTAAYATRNREELVETGFNYRNVIIMECGQLTELETFIPLTLQKDGNNIHRLVLFGDHHREVPKIKNTILANQAHLNQTALNRFVRLGVPVITLDGQGRSRPEIANLYNWVYKGLTNLPNTEQYEKTNAGLYFTWQFIEVGDYNGQGETETSPGFYQNLGEAENAVALYQYMRLLGYPREKISIISLYEGQKMLIEEIVKKRCTGSLVDNKIFGSPNTVSTIDQYQGEDNDYIILSLVRTKSPGFVSDPRVLTEALSRARLGLYVLGRREVIASSPQVEEFAKRLFPESSGENTNDSTSNDLLVVPGELYHKPLQVRNPVAMQGLAHLGQYVHEMTLKRYEYEQQKHP